The Deinococcus aquaedulcis DNA segment GCCCAGCGGCCTGGATTCCCAAAGGACATCGATAGTGTTCTTGGTACTGGGGTGGGTGGCGCGCCACTGAACCTGCACGTGGATGGGCGCACTTTTTCCGCTGAGGATGGTCATGCTGTCGCTGCCGTTGGGGAAGGTGAAGCGGTCATAGCCAGCGGGCAGCCCCGTGACATACCGCTCCTGCAGCAGAATCATGGCCGAAATGTGGGCAAAGCTGCTGGCACTGGCCTCCTGCTCGGGGCTCAGTCCCAGATTGAGATTGGTCGTGGACACCACCTCTGCCACGACTTCATTGGCGGCTGGCGCCGGGCCCGTGTAGGCCGGAGCACACGCCGCGAGCAGAACAGGAACCGCCAGGAGCATCTTCTTCACGCGGCGCAGCCTAGCAGGGGCCGGGAAACCCTGGGGCCCAATATGAGAAACCCCCACCGGGGGTGGGGGCACAGGGCGAAGCGGGGCCGGTTACAGCGAGATCAGGAAGGGGTCTTCCAGGCTCTCGGCGATAAAGCGCACGAAGCGGGCGGCGTCGGCGCCGTCAATCAGGCGGTGGTCGTAGGTCAGGCTCAGGGGCAGCATGTTGCGCGGCTCAAAGGTGCCCGTTTCCTTGTTCCACACCGGCTCCATGCCGCCGCGCGAGACGCCCAGGATGGCCACTTCCGGGCTGTTCACAATGGGCGTGAAGGCGTGCCCGCCGATGCCGCCCAAGTTGGAGATGGTGAAGGTGGCCCCCTGCATCTCGTCGGGCTTCAGCTTGCGGTCACGGGCGCGGGCGGCCAGTTCGCTCAGCTCCAGCACCAGTTCGGTGATGCTCTTGCGGTCGGCGTCCTTGACCACCGGCACCAGCAGGCCCACCGGGGTATCCACGGCCACGCCGATGTTCACGTAGTCCTTGAAGATGATCTGGTTGTTCTCCAGGTCCAGGCTGGCGCCGAACTTGGGGAACTTGCGCAGGGCGTTGGCCACGACCTTCATCAGGATGTGGGTCATGGTGAGCTTGCCGCCGGCCTTTTCTACGCGGGCGCCGAAACGCTTGCGCACCTCTTCCATGACCGTCACGTCGGCCTTGTCGAAGTGTGTGACCATCGGAATCTGCGTGCTCACCGTCATGGAACGCACGGTGGCTTTGCGGATGCCGCTCATGTCCTCACGGGTCACGCCGCCCCACTTGCTGAAGTCGGGCAGAGGCGCGGCGGGTTGAGGGGTGATCGTTGCTGGTTGCTGGGGTTGGGGAGCTGCTGCCACCGCTGCCGCCACCGTGGGCGTGCCAGCCGAGCGGCGTACGTCCTCTTCGCTGATGCGGCCAGCGATGCCGGTGCCGTGAACGCCGCGCAGGTCCACGCCGATTTCACGGGCCAGTCGGCGCACGCTGGGGGCCGCCGGAATGATGGGGCGGCCATCGTAGCTCTGGGTGTTGTAGGGCCGCTCGGCGCCGGGGGCCTGGGTGGGCGGGTGGGCCCGCTCCGGGGGCAGGCTGGCCGCGCCGGGCGGGGTGGGGGTCTGGGTGCTCAGGCTGGATACGGCCGGCGCAGCGGCAGAGGCCTGGGCGCTGGGGGCCGGCGCCGGGGCTGGGGTGCCGGCTGGGGCGGCAGGGGCCACTGGCGCCGCGCTGCCGCCGCCCAGGGTGGCAATCACGCCGCCGACCTTCACGGTGTCGCCCACCTTCACGTTTACGGCCTGCACGATGCCGCTGGCGTTGGCGGGCACCTCCACCACCGCCTTGTCGGTCTCGATCTCAATGACGGGCTGGCCTTCCTTGACGCTGTCGCCGGGATTGACCAGCACCGTCACCACCGTGCCCTGCTCGATGTTGTCGCCCACGTCCGGCAGGGTGATCTGACCCCCACTGCTGGCCGCCGGCGCACTGGCGGGTGCGCTGGGCGCCGGGCTGCTGCCGGCCGAGCCTGCCTGTTCCTTCTGGCTCGCCATCTGGGCCGCCGCCACACGGTTGGCCGTCTGGGGATCGCTGGCAGTGGCGGGGGCATCCGGCTCGGCGGAGGGCGTGCCGGGTGGGGGGGTTTGCCCGGCGTTCGCGTCGCCCGCCGCTGCGCCACCCAGGGTGACAATCACGCCGCCCACCTTGACGGTGTCACCCACCTTCACATTCACCGCTTCGACGGTGCCGCCACTCTCGGCGGGCACTTCCACAACGGCCTTGTCGGTCTCGATTTCAATGATGGGCTGGCCGGCCTGAATGATGTCGCCGGGACCCACCAGCACCGTGACCACGGTGCCCTGCTCGATGTTGTCCCCCACGTCGGGGAGTTTCAGTTCAGTCGCCATGTTGGGGCTCCTTATAGATGTCAAAGAGTCGAAGGGTCTAAGGGTCTAAGGGACAGAGTTTCTGTGACCCTCAGACCTTTTGACTCTGCGCCTAGCGCAGCACCGGAGCTTCGCGTTCGGGGTCAATGCCGAGGTCCCCAATGGCTTTCGCCACGACCTCGCCCTTGATCTTGCCGTCGCGTTGCAGGGCGTACAGGGTGGCCAGCACCACGTGCCGGGCGTCCACCTCGAAGAAGTCGCGCAGTTCTTCACGGGCCTCGCTGCGGCCAAAGCCGTCGGTGCCCAGCGTCCACAGCTTGCGGTCCAGGTGCCCGTTCAGGCCGTCGGCCCCCAGCTTCATGTAGTCGCTCACGGAAATCAGGACACCGGGAGCGCTGTCCTTGTTCAGCTGCTGGGCCACATAGGGCACGCGGGGTTCCTGGGTGGGGTGCAGCATGTTGTGGCGCTGCGCCAGCAGGGCGTCCTGGTGCAGTTCCTTGTAGCTGGTCACAGACCACAGGTCGGCCGCCACGCCGTAGGTTTCTAGCATCTTCACGGCGGCCTGCGCGGCGCCCATGGCGGGGCCGCCCGCCAGAATCTGCGCCTGCAGTTTGGGCTTCTTCATCTCGCTGCGCTGCAGGCGGTACAGGCCGCGCACGATGCCCTCGCGGATTTCCTCGTGGCTGCGGCCGTCGTTCGGCATGGCGGGCTGAATCTCGTTCTCGTTGTCAATGGTGACGTAGTAAAACTCGTCCAGGCCGTCCACGTACATGCGCTGGATGCCGTGCTCGATGATGACCGCCAGTTCGTAGGCGAACGCAGGGTCATAGGTTTTGAGGTTGGGCACCACGTACGCCTGCAGGTGGCTGTTGCCGTCCTGGTGCTGCAGGCCTTCCCCGGCCAGGGTGGTGCGGCCGGCGGTGGCGCCCAGAATGAAGCCGCGCGCGCGCTGGTCGGCGGCGGCCCACACGAGGTCACCCACGCGCTGCATGCCGAACATGGAGTACAGCACGAAGAAGGGAATGGTGGGCACGCCGTGGTTGGCATAGGCCGTGCCTGCGGCAATCCAGGACGCCATGGCGCCGTCCTCGGT contains these protein-coding regions:
- the aceF gene encoding dihydrolipoyllysine-residue acetyltransferase, which codes for MATELKLPDVGDNIEQGTVVTVLVGPGDIIQAGQPIIEIETDKAVVEVPAESGGTVEAVNVKVGDTVKVGGVIVTLGGAAAGDANAGQTPPPGTPSAEPDAPATASDPQTANRVAAAQMASQKEQAGSAGSSPAPSAPASAPAASSGGQITLPDVGDNIEQGTVVTVLVNPGDSVKEGQPVIEIETDKAVVEVPANASGIVQAVNVKVGDTVKVGGVIATLGGGSAAPVAPAAPAGTPAPAPAPSAQASAAAPAVSSLSTQTPTPPGAASLPPERAHPPTQAPGAERPYNTQSYDGRPIIPAAPSVRRLAREIGVDLRGVHGTGIAGRISEEDVRRSAGTPTVAAAVAAAPQPQQPATITPQPAAPLPDFSKWGGVTREDMSGIRKATVRSMTVSTQIPMVTHFDKADVTVMEEVRKRFGARVEKAGGKLTMTHILMKVVANALRKFPKFGASLDLENNQIIFKDYVNIGVAVDTPVGLLVPVVKDADRKSITELVLELSELAARARDRKLKPDEMQGATFTISNLGGIGGHAFTPIVNSPEVAILGVSRGGMEPVWNKETGTFEPRNMLPLSLTYDHRLIDGADAARFVRFIAESLEDPFLISL